GTAGAAGTTTTTGGCGTTGCCAGGGTCTTTGGTGCGCACAAAGGCCTCAAAACGCTGGTTGGCAATAGGCTCAGGGCCCTGGTCAAAGACAGGCTTCCTCTGGAAATCCAGCTCCAGTTCTTCAATGGGGGCCACGGGGGCCAGCACCTCGGCCGTAGACTGGTAATTACGGCCATCTTTTAATGTTACGGAAAGGGTATACACCCCGCCCACGCGGCCACGCATGCCAGTAGGGCTGGTTTTGAAAATACCCAGGCCGTGTTCTCTCAAGACCTCGTGCGCGCCCCGTTCATCTGTGATCACTACCTGCGCGCCTCTCAGGCCTTCTTCCTTTATGCCGGTGGGCCTGCCGTAGGGCACGGTCATTCTCACGTTCACGGTGTAAGGCCCGGGTTCATCTGTAATGAGGCCCTGCACCGCCAGGTATTTCACGGTCTGGGTGGGTTTGAGGTCTACGGGGTCTACACACCCCCAAAGCAGAAAGCACAGGAGCCCCAAAAAGAAATTTACCGGACCAATGGATTGCTGATACATAGGGGGTTAAAATTTAAAGTCATAGGTGATGGAAGGCAGCGGCACCCCTACCACAGAAAGCCGGT
This Rufibacter radiotolerans DNA region includes the following protein-coding sequences:
- a CDS encoding DUF4249 domain-containing protein, with amino-acid sequence MYQQSIGPVNFFLGLLCFLLWGCVDPVDLKPTQTVKYLAVQGLITDEPGPYTVNVRMTVPYGRPTGIKEEGLRGAQVVITDERGAHEVLREHGLGIFKTSPTGMRGRVGGVYTLSVTLKDGRNYQSTAEVLAPVAPIEELELDFQRKPVFDQGPEPIANQRFEAFVRTKDPGNAKNFYRWEWKAIYEVSTQPWDYEEVPPRGSFPIPKPKKCCQTCWVYDTTNLMVVGEDRLFNGNTFRKPVGIVPLTGETINVRLRVEAVQYSLSETGYDFWEDFIAQSRSVGSVLDPPPANAKGNVRNLANPEEPVFGYFGASAVTRKAVFVKREEVPQVPGLLKYPDDCRTIKFSSEIRPSFW